The DNA sequence CCTTCCACACGAGGCTCGCTTCTGGCTGACCGTCTCTGGCAAGGATCAGGAACCGGCCGGCGCCGTGAACGTGGAACGGATGGTGCATCGGGTGATCGGAGTTCATCTCGTTCACCAGCCGAAGCTTGACCCGATCGCCAACCCGGAATCGCCAGGCGATGGCGTGGTTCTCGTCGCCGGTTGAGCGATCGATCAGCTTCCAGCGCGTGTTGGCCGGGGTCGTGAGGCGGTTCACGTCGACCATGTCGTCTTCCCACTCGATCCCGCCGGCCTCATGCTGGTGTTCGCCATGCTCATGCTCGTGCGAGTGGCTCTCGCCGGGTCCGACAAGCCGTGCCGGCACGAGCTTCATCCCGCACTTCGGGCATCGGTCCGGCTGATCGCTCGTGACCTCCGGGTGCATCGGACAGGCATACCCGGTCGGAGCCGCGGCGGGCAGGAGCTTCATGCCGCACTTCGGGCATTTCCCCGGCTCGTCGCTGACGACTTCGGGATGCATCGGACACGCGTAGACGAGCTGCTCCCCCGCGGCGAGGCTGGGAGCATCCATGTCCATCTCGGCGACGAAGGCGAGCGTCTTGTCCGGCTCGGCCGCGAGCTCGGCTTCCAGTCGAACGCGCTCCTCGGCGAACTCGGGGTTCGTGCGAAGCCGGGTGAACGCCTCGTCGAGCGACGGCTCGGCACGATCCTCGGCGACTTCGATGTCGGCGAGCGGGTATGTGCGTTCAGGCGTCTGGTGCTCGAGCACGGCGATCCCCGGCCGGTCGAACATGACGTCCACGATCACCCGCTCGCTCGGCGCCAGGATGACCGAGTCGACGAACTGCTCGTGCTCGACGCGGCCGCTGTCGCCGCCGACGAGCTTGATCCGCGCGCCCTGCAGCGCGACGTTGAACACGCGTGTGTTCGCGGTGTTGGTGAGGTACAGCCGGACCACCTCGCCGCGCGTGGCCGAGAGTTCGAGATGAGGCTCGCCTGCGATCAGAAGCAGGTTCCCGAACCGTCCCATCGCGGCGTAGTTCGTCTCGGTTCGGCTGAACGCTGCCACCTTTCCGTCCTCGATCAGAACATCGTCGAGCGTCAGCACGAGCTCACGGTGCACCGGCGGCCAGTAGTCGGGGTCGCGCGGGACGACGACGCAGTTGCCGTACAGACCCATCTCCTGGCCGTAGTCCTCGCGGATGTGCGGGTGGTACCAGTAAAGGCCCGGGTCGGGGAACTGCACCCGGCATGAGAAGTCGCCCCCGATGGGGATCGGCTGCTGCGTCTC is a window from the Gaiellales bacterium genome containing:
- a CDS encoding multicopper oxidase family protein — protein: MADTFPTETSGLSDAARSDTIDLEDGAEFRLGILPVRKQLGDHMVRMLGYNGSIPGPTLRVPEGSEIQVDVHNDGDLEATVHWHGLRLENSSDGTHETQQPIPIGGDFSCRVQFPDPGLYWYHPHIREDYGQEMGLYGNCVVVPRDPDYWPPVHRELVLTLDDVLIEDGKVAAFSRTETNYAAMGRFGNLLLIAGEPHLELSATRGEVVRLYLTNTANTRVFNVALQGARIKLVGGDSGRVEHEQFVDSVILAPSERVIVDVMFDRPGIAVLEHQTPERTYPLADIEVAEDRAEPSLDEAFTRLRTNPEFAEERVRLEAELAAEPDKTLAFVAEMDMDAPSLAAGEQLVYACPMHPEVVSDEPGKCPKCGMKLLPAAAPTGYACPMHPEVTSDQPDRCPKCGMKLVPARLVGPGESHSHEHEHGEHQHEAGGIEWEDDMVDVNRLTTPANTRWKLIDRSTGDENHAIAWRFRVGDRVKLRLVNEMNSDHPMHHPFHVHGAGRFLILARDGQPEASLVWKDTVLIRTGETVDILLHVSNPGIWMAHCHIAEHHESGMMFSFHVDP